CGCCCGAATACCGCGCCGCCTTCGTGCAGCAGCCGCGTCTGCATTCGGTGTTTTTGCAGCCCGAAGTCGAGGGTCTGCCGAGCGGTGAAGCCTGACCTGTCCCGTTCACCCGGTCTTCCCGTATGGCCTCTGTCTGCCTCGGACACGCGAGAATGCAGCATGTTCCAAGACCTGACCGAACCCAATCTCGTCCTTCCGCTGGATCAGAACGACTTCTTTGTCATCCTGCTGGGCACCGGCACGCCACGCGCCTACCCGAATGCTGCCAAGCCCGCGCTGGTGGTCGTCGCCGGGGGTCGCCCGCTGCTGTTCGACTGCGGGAGCGATACCGTGCGGCAATTGATCGCCTGCGGTGTGATGTCCCAGCGAATCGGTGACGTGTTCTTTACGCACCATCATTACGACCACAACGCCGGATTCCCAGACCTGTTCATCAGCAGTTGGCGTACCCACGTCGGCGTGATGGCAGGCCGCTCTGAGCCGCTGCGGGTCTACGGCCCCAGCAACACCCGGCAGATCATCGGCAAATTTCATGACGCCCTGAGCTACGATATCGGTCTTCGCCTGAGTTACAACAAATCGGATGAGGGCGGCGCAGAGGTCGTGTACCGCGAGAGCGACGAGGGCGTGCTGCTGGACGAGGGTGGCGTGCGCGTCACGGCGTTTGCCGTCGATCACCGCCCGGCTTCACCCGCAGTGGGCTACAGCGTGGAATTTGCGGGGCGCAAGGTGGTCATTTCTGGCGATACCCGCCCGGTAGAGACCACCCTTATTGCCAGCCGGGGCGCGTCGCTGCTGATTCACGATGCGTACAATGCCGCGTGGCTGGCCGAAGTCAGGGATGCCAATCCAGACCTCGCCGTGCAGGTCATGAATCCGGCCAAGTACCACACCACCACCCTGGAAGCAGCGACGCTGGCAGCATCGGCGGGTGTGCCACATCTCGTCCTGACGCATCACATCCCGGTGCCCAGAGCCACGCCGGAAGCAGAGGCGAGCTATACCTCTGGGATGGCTGAGCTGTACAGCGGCAGAATTACGCTGGGACGCGATCTGATGCGGCTGGACGTGCCATGAAATCGAGTCGGTGACGTTGAGGTGTTATCCGGCTCATTCTCACTACTTGGGAAATAGGGGTGTATTTTCGGTCATCCTCGACTGTAGAAAGTGAGGAGCCGACAATGCGCCGATGTCTCTTGGAGTGCTGTCAGGATGGATAGTCAACCGCACCGATATGAGGAGATCGCTCGATAGGCGGAGAGGAAAGGGAGATATACAGCAGGATAGCGGCGATTTTGAATTCTCAATCTTTGGGATTCAGGCCGATCATCAGCGACTCTCGCTCTCCCTATCGTTTCACTGTCTCTAGCTTCTCGTCTCTGTCCGACTGGTGCAGTTGTAAAAGATGCCCAGTTTAATATGGGAAACCTTTCTCATAAGATTCTGAACGTGAATTATTTTGCTCCTTTTGTTCTTCTATCGGCTGGGTTTCAGGATAAAAAATCGTTATACTGATTCATATGCTCAGAAAGCTAGATGATATCTTAGAGGAATTCAGTCCAGAGGATGCCATCGTTTTTGGGAACGGCATGTCGATGGCAGTCCTGGGCAACAGGTTTAGCTATTCCAACATCGCTGCAAGGATAAGAGAATCCTATCTGGAGTCGGGAAAAAGGTATCTGAGTTCTGTAACAGATCTGCGGGGCAGCTCGATCAATATCGAAGAAAACATCAGGTATCTGGACGAATCATCTAAAATCCTGATGAATATTATCAACGAAAATATAATCTCTCCTGACATGAGTATAGATAAAGCAATACGTCATAGAGATAATACCCAACTTTTATTTGCCTCTTCTACTCTGAGAGATATCTATCTGGATAGTCAGAGAGAAATGATTGAAGCGATCATCGCACTTCACCCGGAATCAGTGGATAAAAACCCCAAGCTTTCAAAAATGCACGATCTCTTGAGCAGATTCAGGCACATCTTCACAGTAAATTTCGATGTACTAACATATATCGCGTTCTCAAGCTTCGTTACAAACAGTACGACTAAATTCAGCGACATGTTCGTAAAGAGTGAGCCAGAAAGTACGGTAGCTCATTTCAGGCCCCCGGAAAATATCAATAACGGCTGCACATATCTCTACTATCTACACGGCGGAATCCATATCTTCACCGAAGCAGAAAAGAAAGTCACTTACAAGGTCATCAGAGCGCCGCACGAAACCATCATTACAGCTGTCAGGCGTAAAATAAATGAGACGGGAAGCATACCCATTTTTGTCTTTGAAGGGACAAAAGAGTATAAGATGGAGAAAATCTCTTCCAATGCTTACCTAAAGAAATGCCATGAATCTCTGGGTGAAATCGAATCCAGGAAGGTGCTGATTTTTGGCCTGGAATTGATGGACAACGACAGGCATATCATTGAAGCAATTTCTAAAAACAAAAATATTCAAAAAATATATTTCGGCATCTACAGCCACGATGAACTCGACATCGATTACATCAAAGCACGTACCAGGCTGCTCCTGAAGAATTCGGGAAAAGAAATTACTTTTTATTCCACCTCTGAATATTTTAGTCAGGCATAGAAGACAGCATTTTCTGCTTGCCTGTGTGGCTGTCTGAATGGAGCTAAATAGTGACTCCTCAGCGCATTGTCCCTCATCGTTCTGCTGAGCAGCCAACCCTTGACATACCCTCACTACCAGGTCTAAGTAGGGAACAGTCTGCGGGCACAGACTAGGAAGTCGCGGATGAAGAGCGTCTCAGAAGCACACTAACGGGCGCTGCCTTCACAGTATTCAACCATCTGAGTTGAGGGCAGGGGATGGACGATGATCAGCCCAACTGCAGTGCACGGGAGGCGTTGACGCGTCAGCATGGGTTTATCAACCCGGCGCTCGCGTTGTAAGCACTGCAACTGTTGGGAGAACTGCTGCTGAATGCTAGGACCAAGGTGCAGGCGGTATACATGAGCCTGCAGGGATGACATGGGTGATGGTCAAGGCGCGGTGGGTTCACTTCTCAGCTCTCTCGCGCGCTCTACAGTGGGCGTAGCCATGACGACGTTCGATCCGGCCTCCG
The genomic region above belongs to Deinococcus sp. KNUC1210 and contains:
- a CDS encoding MBL fold metallo-hydrolase, with translation MFQDLTEPNLVLPLDQNDFFVILLGTGTPRAYPNAAKPALVVVAGGRPLLFDCGSDTVRQLIACGVMSQRIGDVFFTHHHYDHNAGFPDLFISSWRTHVGVMAGRSEPLRVYGPSNTRQIIGKFHDALSYDIGLRLSYNKSDEGGAEVVYRESDEGVLLDEGGVRVTAFAVDHRPASPAVGYSVEFAGRKVVISGDTRPVETTLIASRGASLLIHDAYNAAWLAEVRDANPDLAVQVMNPAKYHTTTLEAATLAASAGVPHLVLTHHIPVPRATPEAEASYTSGMAELYSGRITLGRDLMRLDVP
- a CDS encoding DUF4917 family protein; amino-acid sequence: MIEAIIALHPESVDKNPKLSKMHDLLSRFRHIFTVNFDVLTYIAFSSFVTNSTTKFSDMFVKSEPESTVAHFRPPENINNGCTYLYYLHGGIHIFTEAEKKVTYKVIRAPHETIITAVRRKINETGSIPIFVFEGTKEYKMEKISSNAYLKKCHESLGEIESRKVLIFGLELMDNDRHIIEAISKNKNIQKIYFGIYSHDELDIDYIKARTRLLLKNSGKEITFYSTSEYFSQA